A genomic region of Caulobacter vibrioides contains the following coding sequences:
- a CDS encoding alpha/beta hydrolase family protein — MFRTLLAVCILATGGLSAAKAEGKPDLSIYGALPMIEDVQISPDGSKLAVVSTDGDKRFLTIRKTAGGGIAGVAVGASKLRGVSWAGEDHVILVSSVATEGMRLVGPPREYFTVSDFDVVKNRQRPLLDGVKETLNIVLGQPQVRMIKGTPHVFLQGVRYLRGYAANTLFRVNLSTGVTHPLTHGGRLGADAWLVDADGEPLAQSTYDEKSGRWTLLMKAGSNWKVIDKADAPMGSYGLAGLGRDGRSALVWRRNDRDVLREYRATGDRETLPDDLELRGFVHDPLTRKLIGSYGMVGEDMVYTFFDPADQAAWRGVTKAFKTDRVVLQSWSANKRKIVVRVDSPETGQGFALVDLATRQAEYLGPVYKNLDAGAISPVTTIRYNAADGLAINAYLTLPKGRAAKDLPLIVLPHGGPEGRDTLGYDWWSQALASRGYAVLRPNFRGSDGFGLDFVKAGFGQWGRKMQTDLSDGVRYLASQGVIDPKRVCIMGASYGGYAALAGATLDKGVYRCAVSVAGVSDLQLVRRAVFNPKSVCVKAGTSLDERLNTVTMNESRGSEERTYDCTYRGAGPTAAPDLLTADPDSRDLRTSTSPRYWLRFIGIEGGQAPDLDAISPAKLAHKADIPVLLIHGKDDTIVPYEHSQIMADALTKAGKPVNLIPLDGEDHWLSRGNTRLKMLTEAVAFVEKHNPPD; from the coding sequence ATGTTCAGGACGCTGCTCGCCGTGTGCATTCTCGCGACAGGGGGCCTGTCGGCGGCGAAAGCCGAAGGAAAGCCTGACCTCTCGATCTACGGGGCCCTGCCCATGATCGAGGATGTCCAGATCTCGCCGGATGGCTCGAAACTGGCGGTCGTCTCGACCGATGGCGACAAGCGCTTTCTGACCATTCGCAAGACCGCCGGCGGCGGGATCGCCGGCGTCGCGGTCGGCGCCAGCAAGCTGCGCGGCGTCAGCTGGGCCGGCGAGGACCATGTGATCCTGGTCTCCTCGGTCGCTACCGAAGGCATGCGTCTGGTCGGACCGCCCCGGGAGTATTTCACGGTCAGCGATTTCGACGTCGTCAAGAACCGGCAAAGGCCGCTCCTGGACGGCGTCAAGGAAACCTTGAACATCGTTTTGGGGCAGCCCCAGGTGCGCATGATCAAGGGGACGCCGCATGTCTTTCTTCAAGGCGTCCGCTATCTGCGCGGCTACGCGGCCAATACGCTGTTTCGCGTGAACCTGAGCACGGGCGTGACTCACCCCTTGACCCACGGCGGGCGCTTGGGCGCAGACGCATGGTTGGTCGACGCGGACGGTGAGCCGCTGGCCCAATCGACCTACGATGAAAAGAGTGGCCGCTGGACCTTGCTGATGAAGGCCGGCTCGAACTGGAAGGTCATCGACAAGGCCGACGCGCCGATGGGGTCATACGGCCTAGCCGGTCTTGGACGCGATGGACGCTCAGCGCTGGTCTGGCGCCGCAACGATCGCGACGTTCTGCGCGAATACCGGGCGACCGGCGACCGAGAAACCCTGCCGGACGACCTGGAACTACGCGGCTTTGTGCATGATCCCCTGACCCGCAAGCTGATCGGCAGCTACGGCATGGTCGGCGAGGACATGGTCTACACCTTCTTCGATCCGGCCGATCAAGCCGCTTGGCGAGGCGTCACCAAGGCCTTCAAGACCGACCGCGTCGTGCTGCAATCCTGGTCGGCGAACAAGCGGAAGATCGTCGTCCGCGTGGACTCGCCAGAGACAGGCCAAGGCTTTGCGCTCGTCGATCTTGCGACGCGCCAGGCCGAGTATCTTGGACCGGTCTATAAGAATCTGGACGCCGGGGCGATCTCGCCCGTCACGACGATCCGCTACAACGCCGCCGATGGCCTGGCGATCAACGCCTACCTGACCCTGCCCAAGGGGCGCGCCGCCAAAGACCTGCCCCTGATCGTCCTGCCCCATGGCGGCCCTGAGGGACGCGACACCTTGGGCTACGATTGGTGGAGCCAAGCGCTGGCCTCGCGCGGCTACGCGGTGCTGCGTCCGAACTTCCGAGGCTCCGACGGCTTTGGCCTGGACTTCGTCAAGGCGGGCTTTGGTCAATGGGGCCGCAAGATGCAGACCGACCTCTCGGACGGCGTCCGCTATCTCGCGTCGCAGGGCGTCATCGACCCGAAGCGCGTCTGCATCATGGGCGCCTCCTACGGCGGCTACGCCGCGCTGGCGGGGGCCACGCTGGACAAGGGCGTCTACCGTTGCGCCGTCTCCGTGGCTGGCGTCTCGGACTTGCAGCTCGTGCGGCGGGCGGTCTTCAATCCCAAGTCGGTGTGCGTCAAAGCCGGAACAAGCCTGGACGAGCGGTTGAACACGGTCACGATGAACGAGTCCCGCGGCTCCGAAGAGCGAACCTACGATTGCACCTACAGGGGCGCTGGTCCCACCGCTGCGCCGGACCTGCTCACCGCCGACCCCGATAGTCGCGACCTCCGGACATCGACCTCGCCGCGCTATTGGCTGCGCTTCATAGGCATTGAAGGCGGCCAGGCGCCGGACCTGGACGCCATCTCGCCCGCCAAGCTGGCGCACAAGGCCGATATCCCCGTCCTGCTGATCCACGGCAAGGACGATACGATCGTCCCCTATGAGCACAGCCAGATCATGGCGGACGCTCTGACGAAGGCTGGAAAGCCGGTGAATCTGATCCCCTTGGACGGTGAAGATCACTGGCTGTCGCGCGGCAACACCCGGCTGAAGATGCTGACCGAGGCCGTCGCCTTTGTCGAAAAGCACAACCCGCCGGACTGA
- a CDS encoding alpha/beta hydrolase family protein, protein MVEDVQISPDGSKLAVITTDGEKRFLTIRKTEGGGLAGISVGDNKLRSASWAGEDHVILVSSVATQGLQLAGPKREYFTVVDFNIVSGVQKPLMEAAPEALTMILGQPQIRTIKGDPHVFLEGARFLRGAAANTLFRFNLRTGTIRMLEHGARYSSDSWLVDAEGQPLAQSTYDHTTGRWSLLMKAGSTWRTVDTALAPMGSHGVSGLGRDGTSAVVWRRGEDVALKEYRADGASEMLVEDSDLKGLLHDPETQRLIGSYGMRGDDIVYAFNKTTDQAFWRAALKAFPDDRVTLQSWTKDRKRLVVKVDSPTKGPAFAIVDFDTKQSWTLGPIYKNLTADAISPVRAISYKAADGLAINAYLTLPRTRAPRNLPLIVLPHAGPEGRDTLGYDWWSQALASRGYAVLRANFRGSDGLGVDFLAAGFGQWGKTMQTDLSDGVRHLADQGLIDRNRVCIMGASYGGYAALAGAALDTGVYRCAVSVGGPTDLNLVVQSVLKPEAVCVAEGPGSGARSAVGDCRLRGAGPLNIRRLLVTNADGRDLRTSTSPRYWLRFMGFDGSRTPDLDAISPAKLADKVSVPVLLIHGTDDTIVPYAHSQIMADALKRAGKPVDLIPLDGEDHWLSRGATRLKMLTEAVAFVEKHNPPD, encoded by the coding sequence ATGGTCGAGGACGTTCAAATCTCTCCAGACGGCTCCAAGCTGGCGGTGATCACGACGGACGGCGAAAAGCGCTTTCTCACCATCCGCAAGACCGAGGGCGGCGGTCTGGCCGGCATCTCCGTCGGAGACAACAAGCTGCGCAGCGCCTCCTGGGCGGGCGAGGATCACGTGATCCTCGTCTCCTCGGTGGCGACCCAAGGGCTACAACTTGCTGGGCCCAAGCGCGAGTACTTCACGGTCGTCGACTTCAACATCGTAAGCGGCGTCCAGAAGCCGCTGATGGAGGCCGCGCCCGAGGCCCTGACCATGATCCTGGGCCAACCGCAGATCCGCACGATCAAGGGCGATCCGCACGTCTTCCTGGAAGGCGCACGCTTTCTGCGAGGCGCTGCGGCCAATACGCTTTTCCGGTTCAACCTTCGGACCGGCACGATACGAATGCTGGAGCATGGCGCGCGCTACAGCTCCGACAGCTGGTTGGTGGACGCCGAGGGTCAGCCGCTCGCTCAGTCGACCTATGACCACACGACAGGGCGCTGGAGCCTCCTAATGAAGGCGGGTTCGACCTGGAGAACTGTCGATACCGCCCTCGCACCAATGGGGTCCCATGGCGTTTCAGGTCTCGGGCGGGACGGAACCTCGGCCGTGGTCTGGCGGCGCGGAGAGGATGTGGCGCTGAAAGAATATCGCGCCGATGGCGCATCCGAGATGCTGGTCGAGGATAGCGACCTGAAAGGCCTGCTTCACGACCCCGAAACGCAGCGGCTGATCGGAAGCTACGGCATGCGCGGGGACGATATCGTCTACGCCTTCAACAAGACGACAGATCAAGCGTTTTGGCGCGCAGCGCTCAAAGCCTTCCCGGACGACCGCGTAACGCTTCAGTCCTGGACCAAGGATCGCAAGCGACTGGTCGTAAAGGTGGATTCGCCGACGAAAGGCCCCGCCTTCGCGATCGTCGATTTCGACACCAAACAGAGTTGGACGCTGGGGCCAATCTACAAGAACCTGACAGCGGACGCGATCTCGCCTGTCCGCGCGATCAGCTACAAGGCGGCCGACGGGCTGGCGATCAACGCCTACCTCACCCTGCCCAGGACCCGCGCCCCTCGGAACCTGCCCTTGATCGTGTTGCCGCATGCGGGACCGGAAGGTCGCGATACGCTGGGCTACGACTGGTGGAGCCAGGCGTTGGCGTCGCGTGGCTATGCCGTGCTGCGGGCGAACTTCCGTGGTTCGGACGGCTTGGGCGTCGACTTCCTCGCGGCGGGATTTGGCCAGTGGGGCAAGACGATGCAGACGGACCTTTCCGACGGCGTCCGCCATCTGGCCGACCAGGGACTGATTGATCGCAACCGCGTCTGCATCATGGGCGCCAGCTACGGGGGCTATGCGGCCCTGGCCGGCGCGGCTCTCGACACGGGGGTGTATCGCTGCGCGGTCTCCGTCGGCGGACCGACTGATCTCAATCTTGTCGTCCAATCGGTTCTCAAGCCCGAGGCGGTCTGTGTCGCCGAAGGTCCAGGCTCAGGGGCGAGAAGCGCTGTGGGCGATTGTCGGCTTCGCGGCGCGGGTCCGCTCAACATCCGGAGACTGCTCGTCACCAACGCCGATGGCCGGGATCTGCGGACATCAACCTCACCGCGCTATTGGCTGCGATTCATGGGCTTCGACGGGTCACGCACCCCGGACCTGGACGCGATCTCTCCGGCCAAACTGGCGGACAAGGTCAGCGTCCCCGTCTTGCTGATCCACGGAACCGACGACACGATCGTCCCCTACGCGCACAGCCAGATCATGGCGGACGCCCTGAAGAGGGCTGGAAAGCCGGTAGATCTGATCCCCTTGGACGGCGAAGATCACTGGCTCTCGCGCGGCGCGACTCGTCTGAAGATGCTGACCGAAGCCGTCGCCTTCGTCGAAAAACACAATCCGCCGGACTGA
- the infC gene encoding translation initiation factor IF-3, with protein sequence MQTPPVKDGPRINDEIRVPRVLLIDQHGEKQGEMPTASAMEAAEEAGLDLVEIVPNANPPVCKILDYGKFKFQEQKKKNEARKRQKVVELKEIKLRPNIDSHDYDVKAKAMHRFFEEGDKVKVTLRFRGREMAHPELGMKLLQKVKADFDEVAKVEYEPRMEGRQMIMILAPR encoded by the coding sequence ATGCAAACGCCGCCCGTTAAAGACGGACCGCGTATCAACGATGAAATCCGTGTCCCCCGTGTCCTGCTGATCGACCAACACGGCGAAAAGCAAGGCGAGATGCCGACCGCGTCCGCTATGGAAGCGGCAGAGGAAGCCGGTCTGGACCTGGTGGAAATCGTTCCGAACGCCAATCCTCCCGTCTGCAAGATCCTGGACTACGGCAAGTTCAAGTTCCAGGAGCAGAAGAAGAAGAACGAGGCGCGCAAGCGGCAGAAGGTGGTCGAGCTCAAGGAGATCAAGCTCCGCCCGAACATCGACAGCCACGACTACGACGTGAAGGCCAAGGCGATGCATCGCTTCTTCGAGGAAGGCGACAAGGTCAAGGTGACCCTGCGCTTCCGCGGTCGCGAAATGGCCCACCCCGAGCTCGGCATGAAGCTGCTGCAGAAGGTCAAGGCCGACTTCGACGAGGTCGCCAAGGTCGAGTACGAGCCGCGCATGGAAGGCCGTCAGATGATCATGATCCTGGCCCCGCGCTAG
- a CDS encoding YitT family protein: MPEHRHSALEDVHALLIGSSFIAVGLTLLKAAGLVTGGVAGVALIVSYLGDWPVGVVFFVLNLPFYVLAQRTLGWAFTFKTLATNLLLAGLAWGMPQWLKVGGIDPIFSAVFGGTIIGMGILALARHRSSVGGVGVLALYLQERRGISAGKVQMAADCVVVAAAFFTISFDKLLLSIASAVALSAVIIANHKPGRYAGY; this comes from the coding sequence ATGCCCGAACATCGCCATTCCGCCCTCGAGGACGTCCATGCGCTCCTCATCGGTTCAAGCTTCATCGCCGTGGGCCTGACCCTGCTCAAGGCCGCTGGCCTGGTGACCGGCGGCGTCGCCGGCGTGGCGCTGATCGTTTCGTACCTGGGCGACTGGCCGGTGGGGGTGGTGTTCTTCGTCCTCAACCTGCCGTTCTACGTCCTGGCCCAGCGGACCCTGGGCTGGGCGTTCACGTTCAAGACCCTGGCGACCAACCTGCTTCTGGCCGGGCTGGCCTGGGGCATGCCGCAGTGGCTGAAGGTCGGCGGCATTGATCCGATCTTCTCGGCCGTCTTCGGCGGCACGATCATCGGCATGGGCATTCTGGCCCTGGCCCGTCACCGGTCCAGCGTGGGCGGGGTCGGGGTCCTGGCGCTCTATCTGCAGGAGCGCCGAGGGATCAGCGCCGGCAAGGTGCAGATGGCGGCCGACTGCGTGGTGGTGGCCGCGGCGTTCTTCACGATCAGCTTCGACAAGCTTCTGCTGTCCATCGCCAGCGCCGTGGCCCTGAGCGCGGTGATCATCGCCAACCACAAGCCGGGGCGGTATGCGGGGTATTGA
- a CDS encoding glycosyltransferase family 9 protein — protein sequence MSKEIKKVLVIKLGALGDFVLALAAMRKIREAHPKAKITLLTTPPFEALAKLSPYVNTVETDGRPDDFGQTLAMIGRVRKARYDRIYDLQTNSRTNWYFQLLRPFPPQWSGIAVGCALPQKGSARLQMHTLERQADQLRAAGIWPDAPTEPGSAPPPDLSWILRKHKEPRPVAGAAAPRPYVLFVPGGSAHRLEKRWPVEYYAQLGSLLKARGLDIVIIGGPQESAMARHIQKAVGGARDLTGRTDFAQLAVLGAKAALAVGNDTGPTHLLAAAGAPTIALFSDASDPELCGPRGHVAVIRSPDLKALPVSTVASAAMALLPH from the coding sequence TTGAGCAAGGAGATCAAGAAGGTCCTAGTCATCAAGCTGGGCGCGCTGGGCGATTTCGTCCTGGCCCTGGCCGCGATGCGCAAGATCCGCGAAGCTCACCCCAAGGCCAAGATCACCCTGCTGACCACCCCGCCCTTCGAGGCCCTGGCCAAGCTCAGCCCCTACGTCAACACCGTCGAGACCGACGGGCGCCCCGACGACTTTGGCCAGACGCTGGCCATGATCGGCCGTGTCCGCAAGGCGCGCTACGACCGCATCTACGATCTGCAGACCAACAGCCGGACCAACTGGTACTTCCAGTTGCTGCGCCCCTTCCCCCCGCAATGGAGCGGGATCGCGGTGGGCTGCGCCCTGCCGCAGAAGGGCTCGGCGCGCCTGCAAATGCACACGCTGGAGCGCCAGGCCGATCAGCTCCGCGCCGCGGGGATCTGGCCCGACGCCCCGACCGAGCCGGGCAGCGCGCCGCCGCCAGACCTCTCCTGGATCCTGCGCAAGCACAAGGAGCCGCGCCCCGTCGCTGGCGCCGCCGCGCCGCGTCCGTACGTTCTGTTCGTGCCGGGCGGCTCGGCCCACCGGCTCGAAAAGCGCTGGCCGGTCGAGTACTACGCCCAGCTGGGCTCGCTGCTGAAGGCCAGGGGCCTGGACATCGTCATCATCGGCGGTCCCCAGGAAAGCGCCATGGCCCGCCACATCCAGAAGGCCGTGGGCGGCGCGCGCGATCTGACCGGCCGCACCGACTTTGCACAGCTCGCCGTGCTAGGGGCCAAGGCGGCGCTGGCCGTCGGCAACGACACCGGCCCGACGCACCTGCTGGCCGCCGCCGGCGCGCCGACCATCGCCCTGTTCTCCGACGCCTCGGACCCAGAGCTATGCGGCCCGCGCGGCCACGTGGCGGTGATCCGTTCGCCCGACCTCAAGGCCCTGCCCGTCAGCACCGTGGCCAGCGCGGCCATGGCGCTGTTGCCGCATTAG
- a CDS encoding glycosyltransferase family 4 protein → MPDLPANFTLLQVTPELETGGAEQTTIDVARAVVAQGGKALVATRGGRMAARLEADGARLAQMPAQSKNPLIMLGNAARLIDLIRREKVSLVHARSRAPAFSALWAAHATKVPFVATYHGVYNAKSGLKRWYNAVMTKGAVVIANSEYTREHVIREHGVAADKVVAIPRGVDLSRFEPDVVSADRIEALRQAWGLAPDERRLKVLLAGRLTRWKGQGLLVQAMALLKARRQDKVLLLLAGDDQGRKGYRAELEAAIAQAGLQDAVKLVGHCDDMPAAYLLADLAIAPSLEPEAFGRTAVEPQVMGRPVMAADHGATRETVVPGKTGWLVTPGDAEAWATALLEAADLGASARQSMGQAARLRARRLYSVDAMCEATLKVYARVLGLERSS, encoded by the coding sequence GTGCCCGACCTACCCGCCAACTTCACCCTGCTGCAAGTGACGCCGGAACTGGAAACCGGCGGCGCCGAACAGACGACGATTGATGTCGCTCGCGCGGTGGTGGCGCAAGGCGGCAAGGCGCTGGTCGCCACGCGCGGCGGACGCATGGCCGCGCGGCTGGAGGCCGACGGCGCGCGCCTGGCGCAGATGCCCGCCCAGTCCAAGAACCCTCTGATCATGCTGGGCAACGCCGCCCGGCTGATCGACCTGATCCGGCGGGAGAAGGTCAGCCTTGTGCACGCCCGCTCCCGCGCCCCGGCCTTCAGCGCGCTGTGGGCCGCCCACGCCACCAAGGTCCCGTTCGTGGCCACCTATCACGGGGTCTACAACGCCAAGTCCGGCCTCAAGCGCTGGTACAATGCGGTGATGACCAAGGGCGCCGTGGTGATCGCCAACTCCGAATACACACGCGAGCACGTCATCCGCGAGCACGGCGTCGCCGCCGACAAGGTGGTGGCCATCCCGCGCGGCGTCGACCTGTCGCGCTTCGAGCCCGACGTGGTCAGCGCCGATCGGATCGAGGCCCTGCGTCAGGCCTGGGGCCTTGCGCCGGACGAGCGTCGCCTGAAGGTGCTGCTGGCCGGTCGCCTGACCCGCTGGAAGGGCCAGGGCCTGCTGGTTCAGGCGATGGCGCTGCTGAAGGCCCGTCGCCAGGACAAGGTGCTGCTGCTGCTGGCCGGCGACGACCAGGGCCGCAAGGGCTATCGCGCCGAACTGGAAGCGGCGATCGCGCAGGCGGGCCTCCAGGACGCCGTCAAGCTGGTCGGTCATTGCGACGACATGCCGGCGGCCTATCTGCTGGCCGATCTCGCCATTGCTCCCTCCTTGGAGCCCGAAGCGTTCGGCCGCACGGCGGTGGAGCCTCAGGTCATGGGCCGCCCCGTCATGGCGGCCGACCATGGGGCCACGCGCGAGACCGTCGTGCCGGGCAAAACCGGGTGGCTAGTCACGCCCGGCGACGCCGAGGCCTGGGCCACAGCGCTGCTGGAGGCCGCCGATCTTGGCGCCTCAGCGCGTCAATCCATGGGACAAGCCGCTCGCCTGCGTGCTCGGCGGTTGTATTCAGTGGACGCGATGTGCGAAGCGACCCTCAAGGTCTATGCGCGTGTGTTGGGTTTGGAGCGTTCGTCTTGA
- a CDS encoding alpha/beta fold hydrolase codes for MTESRGALTREDGSTLAWRRVDGEGPTVVWLGGFHSDMTGTKAEVLAEQAKATGGSYVRFDYFGHGESSGQFRDGTIGRWRGDALAVIDELTDGPLVLVGSSMGGWLSCLAALARPDRVKALVLIAPAPDFTEKLMGPELSAEAKTAIARDGFWIRPSEYDDGGYPITRDLLEDGARWSILPGPVPIDVPLRILQGGADQDVPWTHALALANALTSDNVVFTLIKDGDHRLSRPQDLERLVAAVSEAKGLAEPEEGDLVSRRLARAARLRNAAGLEATGIAPRPLPIDDE; via the coding sequence ATGACCGAATCCCGGGGCGCCCTGACGCGCGAAGACGGATCGACCCTGGCCTGGCGGCGCGTTGACGGCGAAGGGCCGACGGTCGTGTGGCTGGGCGGCTTCCACTCCGACATGACCGGAACCAAGGCCGAGGTGCTGGCCGAGCAGGCCAAGGCGACGGGCGGGTCCTATGTGCGGTTCGACTATTTCGGCCATGGCGAGTCGAGCGGTCAGTTTCGCGACGGCACGATCGGCCGCTGGCGCGGCGACGCCCTGGCGGTGATCGATGAGCTGACCGACGGACCGTTGGTGCTGGTCGGCTCATCGATGGGCGGCTGGCTCTCGTGCCTGGCGGCGCTGGCGCGGCCGGACCGGGTGAAGGCCCTGGTGCTGATCGCGCCTGCGCCGGACTTCACCGAGAAGCTGATGGGACCCGAGCTGTCGGCCGAGGCCAAGACGGCGATCGCCCGCGACGGCTTCTGGATCCGGCCTTCCGAGTACGACGACGGCGGCTATCCGATCACCCGCGACCTTCTGGAAGACGGCGCGCGGTGGTCGATCCTGCCCGGACCCGTGCCGATCGACGTTCCGTTGCGCATCCTGCAGGGCGGCGCCGACCAGGACGTGCCGTGGACCCACGCCCTGGCGCTGGCCAACGCCCTGACCTCGGACAATGTCGTCTTCACCCTGATCAAGGACGGCGACCACCGTCTCTCGCGCCCGCAGGATCTGGAGCGCCTGGTCGCCGCCGTTTCCGAGGCCAAGGGCCTGGCTGAGCCGGAAGAGGGGGATCTCGTCTCCCGCCGCCTGGCGCGGGCCGCGCGGCTGCGGAATGCGGCAGGCCTGGAAGCGACTGGGATCGCGCCGCGACCACTGCCGATCGACGACGAGTAG
- a CDS encoding SDR family oxidoreductase: MRLFVFGLGYVGAAFADALQERGWDIAASARDPGQAQALRDRGITPADPADRDAMIAALTGVNAILVTAPPGPDGCPALESIVPALAQAQAYPDWIGYLSTTGVYGDFEGRWVFETSPLRAQSVEGARRVGAERDWRQVGRGMGLTVTTFRLPGIYGPGRSALDRLRAGEGRRIVKPGQVFSRIHLDDIVSGLLASLDQPRAGGIYNLVDDAPAPPQDVMEHAARLLDVPVPPDLPFNEMGMSPATRRFYAENKRVSNALIKAELGWRPKHPTYREGLAAILKAGG; the protein is encoded by the coding sequence TTGCGTCTGTTCGTGTTTGGTCTGGGCTATGTGGGTGCGGCGTTCGCCGACGCCCTGCAGGAACGTGGCTGGGACATCGCCGCCTCGGCGCGTGACCCCGGCCAGGCTCAGGCGCTGCGCGACAGGGGAATCACGCCCGCCGATCCAGCCGATCGCGACGCCATGATCGCCGCGCTGACCGGCGTGAACGCGATCCTGGTCACCGCTCCCCCCGGCCCCGACGGCTGTCCGGCCCTGGAGTCGATCGTCCCGGCCCTGGCCCAGGCCCAGGCTTATCCCGACTGGATCGGGTATCTGTCGACGACCGGGGTCTATGGCGACTTCGAGGGCCGCTGGGTGTTCGAGACCTCGCCCCTCAGGGCCCAATCGGTCGAAGGCGCCCGCCGGGTCGGGGCCGAGCGCGACTGGCGTCAGGTCGGGCGCGGCATGGGCCTGACGGTGACCACCTTCCGCCTGCCGGGCATCTATGGTCCCGGCCGCAGCGCGCTGGACCGCCTGCGCGCCGGCGAAGGCCGCCGCATCGTCAAGCCGGGACAGGTGTTCAGCCGCATCCACCTCGACGATATCGTCTCTGGCTTGCTGGCCTCGCTGGATCAACCGCGCGCGGGCGGGATCTACAACCTCGTCGACGACGCGCCCGCCCCGCCCCAGGACGTCATGGAGCACGCCGCCAGGCTGCTGGACGTCCCGGTCCCGCCGGACCTGCCGTTCAACGAAATGGGCATGTCGCCCGCCACGCGGCGGTTCTACGCGGAAAACAAGCGGGTCTCGAACGCGCTGATCAAGGCCGAGCTGGGGTGGCGGCCAAAGCATCCGACCTACCGCGAAGGTCTGGCGGCGATCCTGAAGGCGGGTGGCTAG
- a CDS encoding DUF885 domain-containing protein, protein MTQHRTWRAALAGVCLTALVASSAWAGPSETLTGLVARYEALGNADGDPDSGGANEARWRLPDVSPAADAAKLAKLKAISADLSSMDVAGLSEDEKLTRDLLLWAVKDRVEAGGFDEARMPFSSDGGFDVMMLYRASGLRLKNEAEARRWIALLNRMPAWYAANIANARRGVSTGFVHAVSTAQAVQDRAQRAAATPLADDPLLAPLRALPASVPEATRAALVAEGEKAVKDSVAPARASFVKFMTEEYTPRAAKSLAASDLPDGKRYYAFLARRHTTMTLTPDQIHDVGQAEVARIRARMQETMKAAGFQGDLPAFIAMLRKDPRFYATSREQLLEKSSEIAKRADDQLPAHFGVLPRLPYGVRAVPASIEKGYTTGRYFGGDAKVGRAGGLMINTSELDQRPLYELPALVLHEGAPGHHIQTALAAEQANVPEFRKNLYFTAFGEGWGLYSEWLGEGMGIYRDPYELFGRLSYEMWRACRLVADTGMHWKGWSIDQARACFTDNTALSPTNIEVELKRYVSWPGQALAYKMGELKLLELRKRAEAKLGDRFDERGFHDAVLLRGSLPLAVLETRIDAWTAQELAKPATPAKTKG, encoded by the coding sequence ATGACTCAGCATCGCACTTGGCGCGCCGCCCTGGCCGGCGTCTGTCTCACCGCCCTGGTCGCTTCGTCCGCCTGGGCCGGTCCCTCTGAAACGCTGACCGGCTTGGTGGCGCGCTACGAGGCGCTCGGCAATGCCGACGGCGATCCCGACAGCGGCGGCGCCAACGAGGCGCGCTGGCGGCTTCCCGATGTCTCGCCGGCCGCCGACGCCGCCAAGCTCGCCAAGCTCAAGGCGATCTCAGCCGATCTTTCCTCCATGGACGTGGCCGGCCTGTCGGAAGACGAGAAGCTGACGCGCGATCTTCTGCTGTGGGCGGTGAAGGACCGCGTGGAGGCCGGGGGCTTCGACGAAGCGCGCATGCCGTTCAGCAGTGACGGCGGCTTTGACGTGATGATGCTGTATCGCGCCAGCGGTCTGCGCCTGAAGAACGAGGCCGAGGCGCGCCGCTGGATCGCGCTGCTCAACCGCATGCCCGCCTGGTACGCGGCCAATATCGCCAACGCCCGGCGCGGTGTGAGCACGGGCTTCGTCCACGCCGTCTCGACCGCCCAGGCCGTCCAGGACCGCGCCCAGCGCGCGGCCGCCACCCCGCTGGCCGACGATCCGCTGCTGGCCCCGCTGCGCGCTCTGCCCGCCAGCGTTCCGGAAGCGACCCGCGCGGCGCTGGTCGCCGAGGGCGAAAAGGCGGTCAAGGACAGCGTCGCGCCGGCCCGCGCCAGCTTCGTCAAGTTCATGACCGAAGAGTACACGCCGCGCGCCGCCAAGAGCCTGGCGGCGTCGGACCTGCCCGACGGCAAGCGCTACTATGCTTTCCTGGCGCGCCGGCACACGACCATGACGCTGACGCCGGACCAGATCCACGACGTCGGCCAGGCCGAAGTGGCCCGCATCCGTGCGCGCATGCAGGAGACCATGAAGGCCGCCGGCTTCCAGGGCGACCTGCCGGCCTTCATCGCCATGTTGCGCAAGGATCCGCGCTTCTACGCCACCAGCCGTGAGCAACTTCTGGAGAAGTCCAGCGAGATCGCCAAGCGCGCTGATGACCAACTGCCGGCCCACTTCGGCGTGCTGCCGCGGTTGCCCTATGGCGTGCGGGCCGTGCCGGCCAGTATCGAGAAGGGCTACACCACCGGCCGTTACTTCGGCGGCGACGCCAAGGTCGGCCGCGCCGGCGGCTTGATGATCAACACCTCCGAGCTGGACCAGCGGCCGCTCTACGAGCTGCCCGCCCTGGTGCTGCACGAGGGCGCGCCGGGGCACCACATCCAGACTGCGCTGGCCGCCGAGCAGGCCAACGTGCCGGAGTTCCGCAAGAACCTCTATTTCACCGCGTTCGGTGAGGGCTGGGGCCTCTATTCGGAGTGGCTGGGCGAGGGGATGGGCATCTATCGCGACCCCTACGAGCTGTTCGGCCGCCTGTCCTACGAGATGTGGCGCGCCTGCCGTCTGGTCGCCGACACCGGCATGCACTGGAAGGGCTGGAGCATCGACCAGGCCCGCGCCTGCTTCACGGACAACACCGCCCTGTCGCCGACCAATATCGAGGTCGAGCTCAAGCGCTATGTCTCCTGGCCGGGCCAGGCCCTGGCTTACAAGATGGGCGAGCTGAAGCTGCTGGAACTGCGCAAGCGGGCCGAGGCCAAGCTGGGCGACCGGTTCGACGAGCGCGGCTTCCACGACGCGGTGCTGCTGCGCGGGTCGCTGCCGTTGGCCGTTCTGGAGACCCGGATCGACGCCTGGACCGCACAAGAGCTGGCCAAGCCCGCAACGCCCGCCAAGACGAAGGGCTGA